The Marivirga tractuosa DSM 4126 genome contains the following window.
AGAGACTAAGCACTTAAATGAATCATTAGCTTATGTGAATTTAATTCTGCAGGCTATTGAACAAACAGAAGTTCCTATTTATATCGCATTATCCATGAGATCAGATTTCTTGGGTGATTGTGAGCAGTTCCCAGAATTGACCAATAAAATCAATGACAGTCACTATCTGATTCCTCAAATGACTAGGGAACAGAAAAAGCTAGTCATAACCGGACCAGTTGCTGTGGGTGATGCTAAAATATCTAATAGGTTGGTTCAAAGATTGCTCAATGATATGGGCGACAGGTATGATCAATTGCCTGTTTTACAACATGCCTTAATGCGGACTTGGAATTATTGGACAGAAAGTGGAGATAGTAAGGAGCAATTAGATTTTATTCACTATGAAGCCATTGGTGGAGTGAATGAAGCCTTATCAAGACATGCTGACGAAGCCTTCTATGAACTTGATGAAAATGAAAAACAAATTTGCGAAAAGATTTTCAAAACTATCACTGAAAAAAGAAGTGATAATGACGGGATTAGAAGACCTACCCCTTTAAAAGAGATTGCTCAAATAGTTGATGAGGAAGAATATATTTTAATCAAAATAATTGACAAATTTAGGATTGAGGGTCGTGCTCTTCTTACCCCAAGGGAAGATATAGAATTAAATAGTGAGTCTGTAATTGATATTAGTCATGAGGCTCTAATGAGGGTTTGGTATAGGTTGCGTAACTGGGTTCAAAACGAATCACAATCTGCTCAAATATATTTACGATTATCAGAGGCTGCCACAAAATATCAACAGGGAAGTGGTGGTTTATGGCGTCCACCCGATTTGCAATTGGCAATAGAGTGGAGAAATAAATCAAAACCAACATTAAAGTGGGCACTGCAGTACGAAAATAATTTTGAGGCTGTAATCCTTTTCTTGAATAAAAGTGAAGAGTCTTATAAAAAAGAACTGGAGACAAAAGAGCTTTTGCAAAAAAGGAGACTGAAGCGTTCCAAAATCATAGCATCTGTTTTGGGTACAGCAGCTGTTCTGTCCATCATATTATTATTCTTTGCTTTTAACCAGAGTAATGTTGCAGAAAGACAAAGACAATTAGCAGAGCAGAATTCAATTGAAGCCAAAAGAAATGCAGAAAAAGCTAAGGAGAATGAATTAAAGGCACAGCGACAACAAATTGAAGCTAATAAATCAAGTATTAGAGCTAATAAGGAAAGAAACCGGGCAGAATACAATGTATATCTTGCAATGCAGGCAAGGAGAACTGAAGAAATTGCAAGAAAGCAGGCCAATGAACAAGCTCAAAGAGCTATAGAGCAAAGTCAAATTGCTCAAGAGAGACAAGAGCAATTAGCACTAGCCAACCAAGATTTACAACGTGAACAGAAAAACTCTACCCAGCTAAGTATGAGAGCTGTGGCTCAATCGCTAGCAGTAAAATCATTACAAATGGAGGATGATCAACTGCAAGGAATTTTAGCCTATTTAGGGTTTAAATTCAATATCAACAATGCTGGCTATGATAGTAATAATGACATCTACAATGGCTTATTTTATGCTGTCAAAAACTTTGATTCTGATTACTATAATGCTTTTAAAAGTACTTCTTCGGATGTTCGTTCATTACAATTTGTTCAAGACAAATATCTATACACAACGGGCACTTCAGGAAGAATAAATGCCTGGGAAGTAGAGGACATGGCGGCACAAAGAAGTATTGTGGTATTTGATCAAGAGGGAGTATTTATTAAAAAAATATTTGTAGACGAAAACAATCAAAAACTTATTGCACTTACTGACGGCTCTGATTTTTATGTGATTGATATTTCAAAGAGAATAAGAACCGTGGAAAAACATAGCCTACCAGGAAGCTATGCATTTGATGTAGCATTCATGCAGGGTTCAACAGATTTTTATCTTTCCGCTTCTGATAATATCATATACCAGTTTAAAGACAACAAATTGTCTCCCTTTATTGATACAAATAGCAGAATATATGATATGGAGATCATTAATAAGGATTTGCTAGCTACAGGCAATAATGATGGTAAAATTGAAATATGGGATACAAATGAAAAAAAGAGCAAGATTACTGTCAGGGAAGCTAATAATAAATATATACATTCATTAGCAGTGGGAAATGGCATATTGGCAGCTGGAGATAATTCAGGTCAAGTAACTTTATTTTACCTTGATGACGAATTTAACACAGAAAACTCCATCTCCTTGAGGGGTAATGATGGTGAAATCATGACTGACATTACATTCAATCATGCTGAGAACCAAATTATAGCAGCAAGTACTAAAGGAACAATTCGAATGTGGAACCTAAAAGATCCTGATGAATTCCCAATGATCATAAATGAACCAGGATCTTGGGTAAATGCCATTGCCTTAATGGATAAAAATCACATTTTTGCTGGTTGTAAAGATCAAGTATTTAGGCTTTACCCTATTAAAAGCGAAATATTAGCTGAGACGCTAAAAAACAAATTAAGAAGAGATATTACACCAGAGGAATGGGATAGATACATTGGTGACGATCTGGAATACTCACCTATATTTGAGGAAAGCGTTTTTAAAAGCCAAAGTAGATGAATAAATATTTATTAATCTTATTTTTAAGCTTAATGAGCTCAAAATTAATAGCACAATCTAGCTGTGAAAGAAATTTGAATGAGGCTCGTTCAGATTATTCAAACGGAAATCTATATGCCATTCCTGGTAAGTTAACAGATTGTTTGGAAGAGGGTTTTAGTAAGACCGAAAAAATAGAAGCTCTTCGCTTATTGACTTTAACCTACATAAACATTAATCAGCAAGAAAAAGCTAGAACTACTTTTATCAAATTACTAAATGTAAAAACTGATTACCAAGTACAGGAAAATATAGACCCCTCTGAACTTTATTCTTTATATAGAAAAATTGATACTGATATAAAATATTTTATTGGAGTTACATCTGGTGTCAACTTAAACAGTGTAATCGTTCATCAATACCGAAATACAAACCCATTTGAATCAATGGAATCCATTCATGATCCAAATTATTTAACTAAAATATCAAATCCACAAGTAGGAATTCAGTTTTTATACCCTATAACAAAAAACTTAATCGCTGGCGCAGAAGTTCAATTTCAAAATCAAAGGTTCGACTATGAAGAAACAAATTACCATATTACCGAAGATTACGATAGCGAGAACAGCACGGATGTAGTCATTCCTGAAGACAGTCGTAGTTTTATCCAATACGAAAGCAGTAATAATGGACTAAACCTGAATCTCAATCTAAGGTATATGAAAGATTATTACACATGGAAACCCTTCATTGAAGTCGGGGTCATTGGCAGGTATAATCTAAGTTATAACGTGTTTAATTATGACAATAATTATCAATTAACTGTAGAAGAGGAAATAATTAATGAATTTGATATTTCGTCAAGAAGAACAGATTTCAATGTTGGTATATCTACAAATGTGGGAACTATGCTAAAAATTGGGGAAAACTATGGTGAAGTAAAATTTGGCGTATCGAATTACTTCATCAATCACTTAACTGCTGAAGCAAGAAGAACAGCTCATACTGTTTCGATGGCCAACGCAATGGCTCTGTTAGATGATGACTATACCAACCTAGTTTATCAATTAAGTGTTTCATTCAATATACCTTTTTTCAATTTTAAATGATAAAGAAATCCTACATATACCTTATTCTTTGGATTCCAGTTGCTTTTGCTTGCCAACTAGAACCACTACCAGAAGATATGATGCCCGGCTTCAATAAGCTCTATGCAGTATCAGAAAATGTAGAGGCAATTGACTTTATTTGTAAACCTGACCAAAGCGGTTATCTAATTTTGGCAAATATCAAGACTGATGATGATTCGGACATTGCATTGATCAATGTAAATGCGAGCGGCATGCAAACTGACTTTCATCGAATCACCAATGCGGATTTTTACGATGAAGGAGTAAAAATGAAATTACTTGGGCAAGAAGGAGTCTTGGTACTAACGCACAGAAAAACCTCAGCTCAACAAGAAAATCCAGCGATGAACATGCTGATAAAAGCCGATTTAGATGGACTTCCGGTTGATGTCAATCAAGCAGACAGCGTAGCCGCTGAATTCAAAATTTTACAAATGAACACTTCATCTGAAATC
Protein-coding sequences here:
- a CDS encoding nSTAND1 domain-containing NTPase; amino-acid sequence: MQQKENNRGNIFNPFPGLRPFGIEESYLYFGREGQSDEVLAILEKNRFVNILGSSGTGKSSLMFSGVIPTLHGGFISKAGNEWEIITAKPGLNPIKNLARGFKKHIEEHSAPDSVDYSQSLINEYLFEAVLKKSTKGLSDLYQLNKHLKGKNLLIYLDQFEEIFRFRKLGETKHLNESLAYVNLILQAIEQTEVPIYIALSMRSDFLGDCEQFPELTNKINDSHYLIPQMTREQKKLVITGPVAVGDAKISNRLVQRLLNDMGDRYDQLPVLQHALMRTWNYWTESGDSKEQLDFIHYEAIGGVNEALSRHADEAFYELDENEKQICEKIFKTITEKRSDNDGIRRPTPLKEIAQIVDEEEYILIKIIDKFRIEGRALLTPREDIELNSESVIDISHEALMRVWYRLRNWVQNESQSAQIYLRLSEAATKYQQGSGGLWRPPDLQLAIEWRNKSKPTLKWALQYENNFEAVILFLNKSEESYKKELETKELLQKRRLKRSKIIASVLGTAAVLSIILLFFAFNQSNVAERQRQLAEQNSIEAKRNAEKAKENELKAQRQQIEANKSSIRANKERNRAEYNVYLAMQARRTEEIARKQANEQAQRAIEQSQIAQERQEQLALANQDLQREQKNSTQLSMRAVAQSLAVKSLQMEDDQLQGILAYLGFKFNINNAGYDSNNDIYNGLFYAVKNFDSDYYNAFKSTSSDVRSLQFVQDKYLYTTGTSGRINAWEVEDMAAQRSIVVFDQEGVFIKKIFVDENNQKLIALTDGSDFYVIDISKRIRTVEKHSLPGSYAFDVAFMQGSTDFYLSASDNIIYQFKDNKLSPFIDTNSRIYDMEIINKDLLATGNNDGKIEIWDTNEKKSKITVREANNKYIHSLAVGNGILAAGDNSGQVTLFYLDDEFNTENSISLRGNDGEIMTDITFNHAENQIIAASTKGTIRMWNLKDPDEFPMIINEPGSWVNAIALMDKNHIFAGCKDQVFRLYPIKSEILAETLKNKLRRDITPEEWDRYIGDDLEYSPIFEESVFKSQSR